GCGGCCGTGGTGGCGATGGCGAACGTCCGCCGCGTCCGGGCAACAACCCGTTTGCAACCTCGCAGGGCATGCCCCGTGCAGGTGGCCGCAACGATGGCGAACGCCCCGGTGGTCCCCGCCCCGCAGCAGGTGCCGGTGGTCCCCGTCCCGCAGCAGGCAGCGGTGGTCCCCGTCCGGGTGCTCCGCGTCCCGGTGCACCCCGTCCCGGTGGTGCTCCGCGTCCGGCCGGCGGTCCCGGTGGTGGAAACCGTCCTACTCCGGGCATGATGCCCAACCGCACTGAGCGTCCGGCTCCCGGTGGCGCAGGTCGTCCCGGTGGCGCAGGCCGTCCGGGTGGCGGCGGACCGGGTCGTCCCGGTGGCGCACCAGGTGCAGGTACCGGTGGCGGCGCTCCCGCCGGCGGTGGCTTTGGCAAGGGTGGCCGCGGTCGCGGTGGTACCCAGGGTGCCTTCGGCAAGGGCGGCGCCGGTCGTGGCAAGCAGCGCAAGTCGAAGCGTGCAAAGCGCCAGGAACTGGAGCAGATGAGTGCTCCGTCGCTGGGCGGCGTGTCCGTACCCCGCGGCGATGGCGAGACCATCATCCGTCTGCGCCGTGGTTCCTCCATCACGGACTTTGCGGAGAAGATCGATGCGAACCCCGCGTCGCTCGTGACCGTTCTGTTCCACCTCGGTGAGATGGCAACGGCCACGCAGTCCCTCGACGAAGACACCTTTGGATTGCTTGGTGCCGAACTTGGCTACAAGCTCCAGGTTGTTTCGCCGGAAGACGAAGAGCGCGAGCTGCTGGACCAGTTCGACATCAACATCCAGGACGAGCTCGACGCCGAGGGTGACGATGTCCTCGAGGCACGCCCGCCGGTTGTCACCGTCATGGGTCACGTTGACCACGGTAAGACCCGCCTGCTTGATGCCATCCGCAACTCCAACGTTGTGGCCGGCGAGCACGGTGGAATCACCCAGCACATCGGTGCTTACCAGATCAGCCACATCCACGAGGGCACGGCCCGCGACATCACGTTCATTGACACCCCCGGTCACGAGGCCTTCACGGCCATGCGTGCACGTGGTGCCAAGGTCACCGACATCGCGATCCTGGTTGTTGCAGCCGACGACGGCGTTATGCCGCAGACGGTGGAAGCACTCAACCACGCCCAGGCAGCCAACGTGCCGATCGTCGTCGCAGTGAACAAGATCGACAAGGAAGGCGCCAACCCTGACAAGGTCAAGGGGCAGCTCACCGAGTACGGCCTGGTTCCCGAAGAATACGGTGGCGACACCATGTTCGTTGAGGTTTCTGCGCGCCAGAACCTCAACATCGATGAACTGATCGACGCCGTCCTGCTGACGGCCGACGCCGCACTGGACCTGCGTGCCAACCCGGACAAGGACGCTCGAGGCATTGCCATTGAAGCGAACCTGGACAAGGGCCGCGGTTCCGTGGCCACCGTTCTGGTGCAGTCCGGTACCTTGGCCGTGGGTGACACGATCGTGGCCGGTACGGCTCACGGCCGCGTCCGTGCCATGTTCGACGAGAACGGCGAGGCACTCGATGTCGCACTGCCGTCCCGCCCGGTCCAGGTCCTCGGCCTGTCCAACGTGCCGCGTGCAGGTGACACCTTCCTGGTGACCCCGGACGAGCGTACGGCCCGCCAGATCGCCGAGAAGCGTGAAGCTGCCGACCGCAACGCCGCACTGGCGAAGCGTCGCAAGCGCATCAGCCTGGAAGACTTTGACCAGGCCGTTGCTGAAGGCAAGATCGACACCCTCAACCTCATCCTCAAGGGTGACGTTTCCGGTGCCGTGGAAGCCCTCGAAGACGCCTTGCTCAAGATCGATGTCGGAGACGACGACGTTCAGCTCCGTGTCATCCACCGCGGTGTGGGTGCCATCACGCAGAACGACGTCAACCTGGCAACAGTGGACAACGCCATCATCATCGGCTTCAACGTCAAGCCGGCTGAGCGCGTCGCCGAACTGGCTGACCGTGAAGGCGTGGACATGCGCTTCTACTCCGTCATCTACGCAGCAATCGATGACATTGAGATGGCCCTCAAGGGCATGCTCAAGCCGGAGTACGAAGAAGTCCAGCTCGGTACTGCCGAAGTCCGCGAAGTCTTCCGTTCCTCCAAGTTCGGAAACATCGCCGGTTCGATCGTCCGCACTGGCATCATCCGCCGTAACACCAAGGCACGTGTTAGCCGCGACGGCAAGGTCATCGGTGACAACCTCACCGTTGAGACGCTCAAGCGCTTCAAGGATGACGCAACCGAAGTCCGTACCGACTTCGAGTGTGGTATCGGTCTTGGCTCGTTCAACGACATCTCCGAAGGCGACATCATCGAGACCTTCGAGATGCGCGAAAAGCCGCGCGTCTAGGTTCCGCTTGGAGCGGGTCCGTCGGGTAGCCCCGGCGGACCCGTTCCGTACCCGTTTCTACTTTCCAGGAGGAAGTCATGGCCGATCCGGCACGCGCTGCCAAGTTGGCGCAGCGGATAAAGGTCGTCGTCGCCGAGGCCCTCGGCCGCAGGGTCAAGGACCCACGCGTCGAGTCCATCACGATCACGGACGCCCGCGTCACCAACGACCTTCAGCACGCCACCATTTACTACACCGTCTTTGGTGACGAGATTGCCCACGCGGATGCCGCCAGGGCATTGGAGAAGGCCAAGGGTGTGCTGCGACAGGAAGTCGGCCGCAACATCACTGTCCGGCTTACTCCCACCCTCGAGTTCGTTGCTGACCAGATTCCGGTCAATGCATCCAACCTTGAGGAGCTGCTTCGTGAAGCAAAGCGTCGCGACGCCGAGGTAGCCGCTTTGGCTGCCGGTGCCAAGCACGCAGGCGAGGCTGACCCCTATAAGGGCGAGGCTTCCGAGGGCTCCGAAGAAATCGACGAAGACGACTTCGACGAAGAAGACATCGACCTCGCGGACGATGACGAACTCGACGAAGACGCCAACCGCTAAGAATCTTTTGAGTTTGTGTACACGTAATGCCCTTGGGACGCGTTCCCAGGGGCATTACGTGTGTACACAAACTCGCTAGTATCTGAACATGTCCGCGCACAACGCCCAGCAGCATGATGAATTCCTGAACCGTGATGAATTCCTGAACCGGGCCATACGGCTCGCAGTTCAGAACGTCTCCGACGGCGGTGGGCCGTTTGGCGCTGTTGTCGTCACGCCGGACGGCAGCGTCCATGAGGGTGTCAACCGCGTAACGCGAGACAACGATCCCACGGCGCATGCCGAAGTGGTGGCCATTCGCCGTGCCGCAGCGGATCTGGGCAGCTTCGATCTCAGCGGCTCGGTTCTCTATGCCAGTTGCGAGCCTTGCCCCTTGTGCCTCTCGGCCACACTCTGGGCCAGGATTGGCCGGGTGTATTTCGCTGCGGATCGGCACGGAGCCGCCAGGGCCGGTTTCGATGATGCAGTGTTCTACGAGTACTTCGCCGGTACGCGGCCTGAGCTGCTTCCTGTGGAACATGCGCCGGTAGCTGCCTCCGAGACACCCTTTGAGGCCTGGCGGAACAACACCGAACGCACCGACTACTAGCGGCCCTTACGGCCGGGCAGGAAGCCGGCTGACGCCGTCGAGCAGTTCCTGCTGATCGCCGCACAACGCAATCCGGATCCAATCCTCGCCGATCGACCCAAAAGCGGTGCCTGGCGCGAAGGCGACACCCGAATCCGCCAGGAACGCGTGCACCCAGGCCCGGACGTCGCCGCCACTGACATGGGAGACATTGGCCCACAGGTAGAAAGCTCCCTGTGCGCCGAGGAAGGGGATGCCCTTGCCTTCCAGGATGGCGGAAGCGGCGTCACGGTTGCTCCTATAGTGGTTTCGCGCGTCCGTCACGTAGTCCTGGGGGCCGGTCAACGCGGCCAAGGCCGCATACTGCGATGGCGAGGCAACGCAGGAAACGATTGCTTCCATGACATTGTTCATCCTCTTTTCCATGCCCGGCGGGCAGATCAAGGCTCCGATTCGCAGGCCGGTGAGCCCGTAGGTCTTTGACAGTGTCAGTGATGTGAAGACGCGTGCCTCACCGGGGATGTCGCTATCGAAGCGGACAGGGCTGACATGCGGGACGTCAAAGGTGAAGGCTTCATAGCACTCATCAGAGATGATCCAGAGATCGTGCCGGACGGCGAGTTCCACGAGCTGCCGGGTCGCGTCCTCGCTGATGACGGCGCCCAGGGGGTTGGAGGGCGAGTTCAGCATGAGGACCCGGGTCTGCCCAGTGATGAGGGCTTCGATGTCCTCGATGTCCGGCTGGAAGTCGTTATGCGGATACAGGGGATACGGAACGGGCACCGCGTGGAGGAGCCGACTGGTCATGGCGAACGTGGGGTAGCCGGGGTTGGGCAGGAGGATTTCATCGCCGGGGGAGAGAAGCAGGCTCATGGCGAAGTGCAGGCCTTGTTGGGCTCCGTCCACTATGTAGACGCGTTCGGCACCGATATCCACGTGATGATGCTCACGGAATCTCTTGGCGAAGGCTTCGCGGAGCGCGGGAATTCCTGCGTTTGGGGTGTAGTTGGTTTCGTCCCGTTCAAGGCACGCTATTCCGGCGTCGAGGACGTGCCGTGGGAGCGCAAAGCCCGGCTCGCCGATGCTGAGCACGATCGCCCCGGGGGTGGTCCAGGCGGCCTCAGTGATTTCTCGGATCTGGTTCACGGGGACATCGCGGACGTGTGCTGCAAGCTCAGGCATGGGAGCTATCCTAGCCACCCATATACTGGTAAGCGTGCTTTCTGGACTGGTAATCGTTGACAAACCGCAGGGATGGACCAGCCATGATGTGGTTGGCCGGATGCGGCGGCTGGCCGGTACCCGGAAAGTGGGGCATGCTGGAACGCTTGATCCCATGGCTACAGGCGTGCTGGTCCTTGGGATCAACAAGGCCACACGTCTCCTGACCTACATTGTGGGAACGTCCAAGACGTATACGGCCACTATCAGGCTCGGCGAAACCACCATCACCGATGACGCCGAAGGCGAAGTTACCCAGGCGCGCAGCGCAGTGGAGGTCAGCGACGAAGCGATTGCTCAAGGCGTCGCCGCCCTCACGGGCCCCATCCAGCAGGTACCCAGCAGCGTCAGCGCGATCAAGGTCAACGGTGAACGCTCCTATGCCCGTGTCCGCTCCGGCGAAGAAGTCAAGCTTGCGGCCCGGCCCGTCACCATCCACCGCTTCGACATCCACTCCATCACCAGGATCGACGGCGGCCGGGTAGTCGACGTCGATGTCACCGTGGAATGTTCCTCCGGCACGTACATCCGGGCCTTGGCCCGCGACCTCGGCATCGCCTTGGGCGTCGGCGGACATCTCACCGCATTGCGGAGGACGCAGGTGGGCCCTTACACGATCGACCAGGCGCGGACGCTGGAAGAACTCGCCCGGGAACTCGAAGTCCTGGACATGTCCCTTGCGGCGCGTTCCCTGATGCCCAACCGGGAATTGAGCGATCAGGAAACCACCGAGATCTCCTTTGGCAGACGCATCGCCGCAGGCCCTGGCGCCGGAACGCCGGCAGCTGCCACTGCTGAGAATCCTGCCGCAGCGTTCGCGCCGTCGGGAGAGCTGGTGGCCCTGTTGGCCGATACGGGGAGCTTTGCGAAGCCTGTGTTGGTCTTTGCCCCCGGAACCGGCACCGCCACAGTCGGCGAGGAAAAGTAGGCATGGACGGCTATTTCTACTCCATCCTTATTGTTGGTTTGGTATCCACGATCGCGTGCGTCGTGGCAGGTTTGATGAAGAAAGCCCCCAACGACGTCACAATCTTTTCCGTGTTGGCTGTGGAGCTGGCCCTGCTGGTCTACTTGGTTGGCTCGATTGTCCGCGTTGCCACGGGTGAACAGATGGCCGGCGAAGCCTGGGAGTTCTGGGGATACCTGATCACGGCGCTGATGATTCCGCTGGGAGCTGTGTACTGGGCCATCCTTGAACGCACCCGTTGGAGCAACTTCGTCCTGGCGGCGGTCGGCGTCACTGCGCTCGTCATGGCCGCCCGCATGAACCAGATCTGGTACTGACCTTGAAGGAAAAACGCAAAATGACTGGAACCGAGACTGAGGCAAATGCCGGCCGGACACCCCAAAAAGACACACGGAACACCGGCCCTGGGCGCTTGCTGATCGCGGTGTATGCCGTCTTCGCACTCTCGGCCACGGCCCGTGCCGGCTACCAGATTGCCACCAAGTTTGCCGAAGCTCCGCTGGCGCATATCCTCTCGGCGTTCGCCGCCGTCGTCTACGTCGTAGCGACCATCTCGCTGGCAAAACCGGGCCGCACATGGTTCAAGGTGTCGTTGGCCGCTGTACTCGTGGAACTCGTCGGAGTGCTGGTAGTTGGGGCCATAAGCCTGTTCGATCCGGTGGCCTTCCCGCATGACACTGTGTGGTCGCTGTTTGGACGCGGTTATGGTTTCGTCCCGCTCGTGCTGCCCATCCTTGGACTCCTGTGGTTGAACAAGAGGCGGCCGTCCAAGGCGAACAGCCACAACGGGTAACCTTAGAATGTTCCGGCGCCGGGAGGTTGCCGGGCGGAACGAATATCTGCAGTAAAAGGCGAGGTTGATGGTCCACATCTGGAACGATCCCACCGAAGTCCCCGAGGACTTCGGACCAACAGTCGTTACCATCGGGAACTTTGACGGCGTCCATCGTGGCCACCAGCATGTTCTCGCGCAACTGACAAACACCGCCAAGCGCCACCACATACCTTCAGTGGCCGTGACTTTTGATCCCCACCCCGCCCAGGTCCACCGCCCGGAGTCGGCCCCGGAGCTGATCATGGGCCTCCAGGACAAACTGGACGCCCTCGGCGAAACAGGCGTGGATGCCGTCCTGGTCATGAAGTACACACTGGACCTCGCCTCCATGACGCCCATCGAGTTTGTCCGCCAAGTCCTCCTTGAGGGCCTTCATGCTGCGCACGTCGTGGTCGGCCACGACCTCCGCTTCGGTGCAGGGAATATCGGCGACGTCGTCACCATGCAGGAACTCGGCGAGCAGTTGGGCTTTGGCGTCCAGGTGGTCAATGAGTATGGGGCAGGAGGCTTCCCGGTCCACGACGACGGCGACGCCGACCGCCGCTGCTCCTCCACCTGGGTGCGGGAAGCCTTGTCCGAAGGCGACGTCGTTACCGCTGCCGCCGTTCTGGGACGCCCCCACCGCATGCGCGGCGAGGTGGTTCATGGAGCAGCGCGCGGGAGGAACCTCGGTTTCCCCACTGCGAACCTTGCGCATGATTCCACGGGGTACGTACCGGCGGACGGTATCTATGCAGGCTGGTTGATAGACCAGTCCGGAACGCGGTGGCCCGCTGCGATTTCCGTCGGTTCCAACCCCACGTTTGACGGTGTGAGCCGTCAAGTGGAGGCCCACGTTATTGATCGTCCGGAGGAGAACGTGGAGGACTTCGACCTCTACGGACAGACTGTCGCGGTCGAATTTACCCAGCGCCTCCGCGGCATGGTGGCGTATCGCGGGCCCGAGGCGCTGGTGGAGCAGATGTGCCTGGATGTAGCGCAGGCACACGAGCTGCTGACCCAGCGCTAGCGGTATTTCGACAACAATGCTGACCTGCCGGTAAACTGTTACTGGATCCGGCTGCAGTCCGTGGCGGCTGGACCTGTTTTTGTGTGCGGAGACGCACCGGAAGCAACCCGTCAGCGAGGCGCTGCACCGGGAGGCACGGCACAACTCTAGGAGTTCACGTGGCACTTGACGCCGCTGTAAAGCAGTCCATCATCAAGGAATACGCAACCTCTGAAGGCGACACCGGTTCGCCCGAGGTCCAGGTTGCAGTCCTGACCCAGCGGATCAAGGATCTGACTGAGCACATGAAGGAGCACAAGCACGACTTCCACACCCAGCGCGGTCTGCTGGCCATGGTTGGTCGTCGCAAGCGCATGCTTACCTACCTGAAGAACACTGACATCGCCCGCTACCGTTCGCTCATCGAGCGCCTCGGCCTGCGCCGCTAGTCTGCCTTTGGGGGCGGCCCGGTCCCTCGCGGAACGGGCCGCCTTCTTCAAAAACAACTAAAAACAGGAAATCAACCGCATCGCGCATTCGCGGTCCTCGGTAGTGATTCCCGGGAGGGTCATCGGTGACGATGAAGCCCGTGGATCTCGATCGATGACCGGGTGTCGTACAGGCCAGGAATAAAGAAGAGGCCTGGGTTGATGCGGCGGACTTCCGCTAAATCAGAAACGGAGGTGACTCTCAATGGAGGGTCCCGAAATCCAGTTCTCCGAAGCGATTATTGACAACGGCCGTTTTGGCAAGCGTGTCATCCG
This genomic stretch from Micrococcaceae bacterium Sec5.1 harbors:
- the infB gene encoding translation initiation factor IF-2, yielding MAKVRVHELAKELGITSKDAVTKLQELGEFVRSASSTIEAPVVKKLRDAYPGAGAAKAAAPAPAAAPKAPAAPATSRPAAPAPGPAAPKAPAPAAPAAAAPAAPAASAPAAPAPAAPSAPAASTTPFSAKPGARPAPKAETPAPSRQGGQAPRPGGPRPGNNPFATSQGMPRGRGGDGERPPRPGNNPFATSQGMPRAGGRNDGERPGGPRPAAGAGGPRPAAGSGGPRPGAPRPGAPRPGGAPRPAGGPGGGNRPTPGMMPNRTERPAPGGAGRPGGAGRPGGGGPGRPGGAPGAGTGGGAPAGGGFGKGGRGRGGTQGAFGKGGAGRGKQRKSKRAKRQELEQMSAPSLGGVSVPRGDGETIIRLRRGSSITDFAEKIDANPASLVTVLFHLGEMATATQSLDEDTFGLLGAELGYKLQVVSPEDEERELLDQFDINIQDELDAEGDDVLEARPPVVTVMGHVDHGKTRLLDAIRNSNVVAGEHGGITQHIGAYQISHIHEGTARDITFIDTPGHEAFTAMRARGAKVTDIAILVVAADDGVMPQTVEALNHAQAANVPIVVAVNKIDKEGANPDKVKGQLTEYGLVPEEYGGDTMFVEVSARQNLNIDELIDAVLLTADAALDLRANPDKDARGIAIEANLDKGRGSVATVLVQSGTLAVGDTIVAGTAHGRVRAMFDENGEALDVALPSRPVQVLGLSNVPRAGDTFLVTPDERTARQIAEKREAADRNAALAKRRKRISLEDFDQAVAEGKIDTLNLILKGDVSGAVEALEDALLKIDVGDDDVQLRVIHRGVGAITQNDVNLATVDNAIIIGFNVKPAERVAELADREGVDMRFYSVIYAAIDDIEMALKGMLKPEYEEVQLGTAEVREVFRSSKFGNIAGSIVRTGIIRRNTKARVSRDGKVIGDNLTVETLKRFKDDATEVRTDFECGIGLGSFNDISEGDIIETFEMREKPRV
- the rbfA gene encoding 30S ribosome-binding factor RbfA, with protein sequence MADPARAAKLAQRIKVVVAEALGRRVKDPRVESITITDARVTNDLQHATIYYTVFGDEIAHADAARALEKAKGVLRQEVGRNITVRLTPTLEFVADQIPVNASNLEELLREAKRRDAEVAALAAGAKHAGEADPYKGEASEGSEEIDEDDFDEEDIDLADDDELDEDANR
- a CDS encoding nucleoside deaminase is translated as MSAHNAQQHDEFLNRDEFLNRAIRLAVQNVSDGGGPFGAVVVTPDGSVHEGVNRVTRDNDPTAHAEVVAIRRAAADLGSFDLSGSVLYASCEPCPLCLSATLWARIGRVYFAADRHGAARAGFDDAVFYEYFAGTRPELLPVEHAPVAASETPFEAWRNNTERTDY
- a CDS encoding pyridoxal phosphate-dependent aminotransferase translates to MPELAAHVRDVPVNQIREITEAAWTTPGAIVLSIGEPGFALPRHVLDAGIACLERDETNYTPNAGIPALREAFAKRFREHHHVDIGAERVYIVDGAQQGLHFAMSLLLSPGDEILLPNPGYPTFAMTSRLLHAVPVPYPLYPHNDFQPDIEDIEALITGQTRVLMLNSPSNPLGAVISEDATRQLVELAVRHDLWIISDECYEAFTFDVPHVSPVRFDSDIPGEARVFTSLTLSKTYGLTGLRIGALICPPGMEKRMNNVMEAIVSCVASPSQYAALAALTGPQDYVTDARNHYRSNRDAASAILEGKGIPFLGAQGAFYLWANVSHVSGGDVRAWVHAFLADSGVAFAPGTAFGSIGEDWIRIALCGDQQELLDGVSRLPARP
- the truB gene encoding tRNA pseudouridine(55) synthase TruB; its protein translation is MLSGLVIVDKPQGWTSHDVVGRMRRLAGTRKVGHAGTLDPMATGVLVLGINKATRLLTYIVGTSKTYTATIRLGETTITDDAEGEVTQARSAVEVSDEAIAQGVAALTGPIQQVPSSVSAIKVNGERSYARVRSGEEVKLAARPVTIHRFDIHSITRIDGGRVVDVDVTVECSSGTYIRALARDLGIALGVGGHLTALRRTQVGPYTIDQARTLEELARELEVLDMSLAARSLMPNRELSDQETTEISFGRRIAAGPGAGTPAAATAENPAAAFAPSGELVALLADTGSFAKPVLVFAPGTGTATVGEEK
- a CDS encoding bifunctional riboflavin kinase/FAD synthetase; its protein translation is MVHIWNDPTEVPEDFGPTVVTIGNFDGVHRGHQHVLAQLTNTAKRHHIPSVAVTFDPHPAQVHRPESAPELIMGLQDKLDALGETGVDAVLVMKYTLDLASMTPIEFVRQVLLEGLHAAHVVVGHDLRFGAGNIGDVVTMQELGEQLGFGVQVVNEYGAGGFPVHDDGDADRRCSSTWVREALSEGDVVTAAAVLGRPHRMRGEVVHGAARGRNLGFPTANLAHDSTGYVPADGIYAGWLIDQSGTRWPAAISVGSNPTFDGVSRQVEAHVIDRPEENVEDFDLYGQTVAVEFTQRLRGMVAYRGPEALVEQMCLDVAQAHELLTQR
- the rpsO gene encoding 30S ribosomal protein S15; this encodes MALDAAVKQSIIKEYATSEGDTGSPEVQVAVLTQRIKDLTEHMKEHKHDFHTQRGLLAMVGRRKRMLTYLKNTDIARYRSLIERLGLRR